A DNA window from Solanum lycopersicum chromosome 3, SLM_r2.1 contains the following coding sequences:
- the LOC101258345 gene encoding probable xyloglucan endotransglucosylase/hydrolase protein 23: MASSSKLVLVMCFMISAFGIAIGAKFDQEFDITWGDGRAKILNNGDLLTLSLDKISGSGFQSKNEYLFGKIDMQLKLVPGNSAGTVTAYYLSSQGPTHDEIDFEFLGNLSGDPYTLHTNVFSQGKGNREQQFHLWFDPTADFHTYSITWNPQRIIFYVDGTPIREYKNSESIGVSYPKNQPMRIYSSLWNADDWATRGGLVKTDWSQAPFSASYRNFSANACIPTSSSSCSSNSAASTSNSWLNEELDNTSQERLKWVQKNYMVYDYCTDSKRFPQGFPADCVQNN; the protein is encoded by the exons ATggcttcttcttctaaattagTACTAGTAATGTGCTTTATGATTAGTGCTTTTGGCATTGCAATTGGGGCCAAGTTTGATCAAGAATTCGACATTACATGGGGTGATGGCAGAGCAAAAATACTTAACAATGGCGACCTCCTTACTCTCTCACTTGACAAAATCTCAGGCTCTGGTTTTCAATCCAAGAATGAATATCTGTTTGGTAAAATTGACATGCAGCTCAAACTTGTCCCAGGAAATTCTGCTGGCACTGTCACTGCTTACTAT TTGTCATCACAAGGACCAACACATGATGAGATAGATTTTGAATTCTTGGGAAATTTAAGTGGTGATCCTTATACTCTCCATACTAATGTATTTAGTCAAGGCAAAGGAAACAGAGAACAACAATTTCATCTCTGGTTTGACCCTACTGCTGATTTCCACACTTATTCCATCACTTGGAATCCGCAACGCATCAT ATTTTATGTGGACGGAACGCCAATTAGAGAATACAAGAATAGTGAATCGATTGGAGTTTCATATCCAAAGAACCAACCCATGAGGATATATTCGAGTCTTTGGAATGCTGATGATTGGGCTACAAGAGGAGGACTTGTTAAGACTGATTGGAGCCAAGCACCCTTTAGTGCTTCTTACAGAAACTTCAGCGCTAATGCTTGCATTCccacttcttcatcttcttgcAGTTCCAATTCTGCAGCTTCAACTAGCAATTCATGGTTGAATGAAGAGTTAGATAACACAAGCCAAGAGAGGCTCAAATGGGTGCAGAAGAATTACATGGTTTATGATTACTGCACTGATTCAAAGCGATTTCCACAGGGATTTCCAGCAGACTGTGTTCAGAATAACTGA
- the LOC101264606 gene encoding uncharacterized protein has protein sequence MPTKNKFENIVASEDEVSKFRLPETRDYHAEILKLEPKGSNHGLDILTNEVIELRKELVKVNENNKALEEKIDLGFNQIKEFVVNSNKQLLEDISLLFAKSGGSSSVIREVKEPSKKHADETFSGGLDFNGAFSPRVNASVNESRGNDAHVMGSNQNEESQVLKATVRFADVENLERVSSKIDEDVAGIVIEKVLSEVVADINVQEAADVNTVGAKPDDATEDCQKPLHTLDDFILLDKDLSQINRTEESYLKKRAQVDQNKKKVSPKKRGRKKNPGKLITSPFTQHFESGGTLCVTRQVFETKHPFLYASGGDDESDLIDSFTKWLYMGTKKRGKKPYTDALNVINPAFELGVCTVDERLWFFKLAHSGQQWCDEVCYINFSWTLIFL, from the exons ATGCCTACAAAAAACAAG TTTGAGAACATAGTGGCCAGTGAAGATGAAGTATCCAAATTCAGGCTTCCTGAAACTCGTGATTACCAtgctgaaattttgaaattggagCCTAAAGGATCAAATCATGGTCTAGACATTTTGACCAATGAAGTCATAGAATTGAGAAAAGAGCTTGTAAAA gtgaatgaaaataacaaagCGCTTGAAGAGAAGATTGATTTAGGATTCAATCAAATCAAAGAATTTGTGGTGAACTCAAACAAACAATTATTGGAGGATATTTCTTTGCTGTTTGCTAAGAGTGGTGGTAGCAGCTCTGTTATTCGAGAAGTTAAGGAACCATCTAAGAAGCATGCTGACGAGACATTTTCAGGTGGATTAGATTTTAATGGAG CATTTTCTCCCCGTGTTAATGCATCTGTAAATGAATCGAGAGGGAACGATGCTCATGTTATGGGAtcaaatcaaaatgaagaatctcAAGTGCTTAAAGCTACAGTTAGATTTGCTGATGTTGAAAATCTTGAAAGAGTATCAAGTAAAATAG ATGAAGATGTTGCAGGAATTGTTATTGAAAAAGTTCTATCAGAGGTTGTTGCTGATATAAATG TCCAAGAGGCTGCTGATGTGAATACAGTTGGGGCGAAACCTGATG ATGCAACAGAGGATTGTCAAAAACCTTTGCATACTTTAGATGactttattttacttgataaaGATCTTTCTCAGATCAATAGGACTGAAGAATCTTATCTAAAAAAAAGAGCCCAAGTtgatcaaaacaaaaagaaagtgtCACCGAAGAAACGTGGCAGAAAGAAAAATCCAGGAAAGTTAATAACATCTCCCTTCACACAACATTTTGAATCTGGAGGAACTTTATGTGTTACACGTCAGGTTTTTGAGACAAAACATCCTTTTTTATATGCAAGCGGAGGAGATGATGAATCTGATTTGATCGATTCATTCACTAAGTGGCTTTATATGGGtacaaaaaagag GGGAAAGAAACCTTATACAGATGCTCTTAATGTTATCAATCCAGCATTTGAATTGGGTGTCTGTACAGTAGATGAAAGACTCTGGTTTTTCAAATTGGCACATTCTGGACAACAatggtgtgatgaggtttgttatataaattttagttggacgttaatatttctttga